One part of the Primulina eburnea isolate SZY01 unplaced genomic scaffold, ASM2296580v1 ctg1426_ERROPOS348043, whole genome shotgun sequence genome encodes these proteins:
- the LOC140820760 gene encoding NDR1/HIN1-like protein 2 — protein MADTKQPHLNGAYYGPSIPPPSKSYHRPGRGGSCCCNPFSCLLNCLCTCVCQILCAILVVVGIVVLVCWLIFRPNEVKFYASGASLTQFNLDNNTMLQYNLAVNLTIRNPNRRIGVYYDRIEATAMYEGNRLNTKELQPFYQGHKSTNFLNAEFNGQQLILLGANELSDHNQNKISNVYDIDVKLRLRIRLKLGVVKTPRMKPKIECDLKIPLSSNSNTTSVVVFESKRCDFDWR, from the coding sequence ATGGCTGATACTAAACAACCCCACCTCAACGGAGCCTATTACGGCCCTTCGATCCCTCCGCCGTCCAAGTCCTACCACCGCCCTGGTCGCGGAGGGAGCTGCTGCTGCAACCCCTTCAGCTGCCTTCTCAACTGCCTCTGCACCTGCGTGTGCCAGATCCTATGCGCCATCCTCGTAGTCGTTGGAATCGTCGTTCTCGTGTGCTGGCTCATCTTCCGCCCCAACGAAGTTAAGTTCTACGCCTCAGGGGCCTCGCTGACCCAGTTCAACCTCGACAACAACACGATGCTGCAATACAACTTGGCCGTCAACCTGACCATCCGGAACCCGAACCGCCGCATCGGGGTGTATTACGATAGGATCGAGGCGACAGCAATGTACGAGGGGAATAGACTCAACACCAAAGAACTGCAGCCGTTTTACCAGGGACACAAGAGCACGAACTTCCTGAACGCGGAATTCAACGGACAACAACTGATTCTCCTCGGAGCCAATGAGTTATCTGATCACAACCAGAACAAGATTTCCAACGTCTACGACATCGATGTGAAGCTTCGTCTACGAATCAGGCTGAAACTGGGGGTCGTGAAAACGCCGAGGATGAAGCCCAAGATCGAATGCGACTTGAAAATACCATTGTCTTCCAACAGCAACACGACTTCCGTTGTGGTGTTTGAATCAAAGAGGTGTGACTTCGATTGGCGCTGA